A section of the Verrucomicrobium sp. GAS474 genome encodes:
- a CDS encoding Hpt domain-containing protein: MGTATLIDWTQLDLIRRECGSEAALIFADLVGEFDGQFQNFTKLVEIGDPTGVSRLAHQIKGSTSSFGFLAFAHLMRDIEARTKSGGPVPTPEELATARQLFNDSVALIHQERPDLNPA; this comes from the coding sequence ATGGGTACTGCCACCCTCATCGATTGGACCCAGCTCGACCTCATCCGCCGCGAATGCGGCAGCGAGGCCGCCCTCATCTTCGCCGACCTCGTCGGCGAATTCGACGGCCAGTTCCAGAACTTCACCAAGCTCGTCGAGATCGGCGACCCCACCGGCGTCTCCCGCCTCGCCCACCAGATCAAGGGCTCCACCTCCTCCTTCGGCTTCCTCGCCTTCGCCCACCTCATGCGTGACATCGAGGCCCGCACCAAGTCCGGCGGCCCCGTCCCCACCCCCGAAGAACTCGCCACCGCCCGCCAGCTCTTCAACGACAGCGTCGCCCTCATCCACCAAGAGCGCCCCGACCTCAACCCCGCCTAA
- a CDS encoding arsenate reductase ArsC, which produces MDTSKPFKILFLCTGNTARSVFGEFLIKRIGQGRFESYSAGANPKGKVNPYTLRVLSEIYKIDASSARSKGWDEFRNVHFDFVITVCDNARESCPVWPGQPIIAHWGSPDPASFVGTEDEILANFTKVAFQIQRRIELLCCLPFEKLDRLRLVELTKDIGSKETLNSTMPT; this is translated from the coding sequence ATGGATACCAGCAAGCCCTTCAAGATTCTCTTCCTCTGCACCGGGAACACCGCTCGGAGCGTTTTCGGAGAATTCCTCATCAAGCGGATCGGCCAAGGCCGGTTCGAGTCGTACAGCGCCGGGGCGAACCCCAAAGGGAAGGTGAACCCCTACACCCTTCGCGTCCTGAGCGAGATTTATAAGATCGACGCCTCCTCCGCTCGGAGCAAAGGCTGGGACGAATTCAGGAACGTGCATTTCGATTTCGTCATCACGGTCTGCGACAATGCCCGCGAGTCGTGCCCGGTCTGGCCCGGTCAGCCGATTATTGCCCACTGGGGCTCGCCTGACCCCGCCTCCTTCGTGGGGACCGAGGATGAAATCCTCGCCAACTTCACAAAAGTCGCCTTCCAGATTCAGCGCCGTATCGAACTCCTTTGCTGTCTGCCCTTTGAAAAGCTCGACCGGCTCCGGCTGGTCGAACTGACCAAGGACATCGGCTCCAAAGAAACCCTCAACTCCACCATGCCTACTTGA
- the cadR gene encoding Cd(II)/Pb(II)-responsive transcriptional regulator, translated as MKIGELAEAAQCTVETIRYYEKAGLLPKTDRTGNNYRLYSQRHLDRLRFIRNCRSLDMSQEEVQSLLALMEKPEKDCDSVNHLIDEHISHVEIRIKELQGLKEQLTSLRKQCESKRRVKECGIVKGISSMRVKGKAVASSHLG; from the coding sequence ATGAAGATCGGAGAACTCGCCGAAGCCGCGCAATGCACGGTCGAAACCATCCGCTATTATGAGAAGGCGGGCCTCCTACCGAAGACGGACCGCACCGGGAACAACTACCGGCTCTACAGCCAGCGCCACCTGGACCGGCTCCGCTTCATCCGCAACTGCCGCTCGCTAGATATGTCCCAGGAGGAGGTTCAGTCCCTGCTGGCGCTGATGGAAAAGCCGGAGAAGGACTGCGATTCGGTCAACCACCTGATCGACGAGCATATCTCCCACGTCGAGATTCGGATCAAGGAATTGCAGGGCCTGAAGGAGCAGTTGACCTCGCTGAGAAAGCAGTGCGAAAGCAAGCGCCGGGTGAAGGAGTGCGGGATCGTCAAAGGCATTTCCTCGATGCGGGTGAAGGGAAAGGCAGTGGCTTCTTCTCACTTAGGATGA
- a CDS encoding cation-translocating P-type ATPase codes for MKPHSHDHDHGDHSHDEHDHSHKEKGDCCGHDHDHGKPDAKPQSIALNAESKGNLETTLRVAGMDCADEVEALEQVFRPVKGIREVKVNLMGGKVTLRHDETVSPDDLIQLVAKAGLKGSRDDAPGEEEDVDSLKRQRQIAVGISGVTTGLGLLMGWMKLGPAWAADIPFAIAIVSGGWFVVPKAIRAVSRFSLDMNVLMTVAVAGALAIHQWSEGAAVAFLFALSELLEAFSLTRARKAVQSLMKLTPEVALLKKGDSFEEVPVAEVETGSTILVKSGQRIPLDGKVVRGESSVDQAPITGESMPVAKKTGDEVYAGTINGDGSLEIETTKAYSDTTLSKIIHLVEEAQSQKAPSQRFVDQFARYYTPAVMVAAFLVILIPPLAFGGEWMTWIYRGLVLLVIACPCALVISTPVSVVSGLTAMARRGVLIKGGAVLEAVGRLKALAVDKTGTITEGKPRVTEIVRWKADDENQIVRIAAAIDTHSEHPLAKAVVSYANEKKIAFPKAEQYQSKSGRGAEATVEGHRYFVGNHRFTHELGVCTPDLEKKLSEIEADAQSVVIVGHRPHDGCPGEVLGILAVGDAIRANAREAIAALHKAGIEKVVMLSGDNQRTASAIAEKAGIDEAHGDLLPDQKVENVKKLIGSHGFVGMVGDGVNDAPAMATATVGIAMGAAGTDTAIETADMALMQDDLTKVADAIRLGRRTVGVIKFNIGFALALKAVFLAMAVTGHASLWLAILADTGATLLVVMNAMRLLRP; via the coding sequence ATGAAACCCCATTCCCACGATCACGACCACGGCGATCACTCCCACGACGAACACGACCATTCCCACAAGGAGAAGGGCGACTGCTGCGGCCACGATCATGACCACGGCAAGCCGGACGCGAAGCCGCAGAGCATCGCCCTGAACGCCGAGTCAAAGGGCAATCTCGAAACGACCCTCCGCGTCGCCGGGATGGACTGTGCCGACGAGGTGGAGGCGTTGGAGCAGGTCTTCCGTCCCGTGAAAGGCATCCGGGAGGTGAAGGTCAACCTCATGGGGGGCAAGGTCACCCTGCGCCACGACGAGACGGTTTCTCCCGACGACCTGATCCAGCTCGTCGCCAAGGCGGGCCTGAAAGGAAGCCGAGACGACGCCCCGGGGGAAGAAGAGGATGTGGACAGTCTGAAGCGCCAGCGGCAGATCGCTGTCGGGATCTCCGGCGTCACGACGGGGTTGGGCCTCCTCATGGGGTGGATGAAGCTCGGCCCCGCCTGGGCTGCCGACATTCCTTTCGCCATCGCCATCGTCTCGGGCGGTTGGTTCGTGGTCCCCAAGGCGATCCGAGCGGTCTCCCGCTTCTCCCTCGACATGAACGTCCTGATGACGGTCGCCGTCGCCGGGGCGCTGGCGATCCACCAGTGGTCGGAAGGGGCGGCGGTCGCCTTCCTCTTCGCCCTCTCCGAATTGCTGGAGGCGTTCAGCCTCACCCGCGCCCGGAAGGCGGTCCAGTCCCTGATGAAGCTGACCCCCGAGGTGGCCCTCCTCAAGAAGGGCGATTCCTTCGAGGAGGTTCCCGTTGCCGAGGTCGAAACCGGCTCGACTATCCTCGTGAAGTCGGGCCAGCGCATTCCCCTCGACGGCAAGGTCGTCCGGGGCGAATCTTCCGTCGATCAGGCCCCCATCACCGGGGAGTCGATGCCGGTCGCCAAAAAGACCGGCGACGAGGTCTACGCCGGGACCATCAACGGGGACGGCTCCCTCGAAATCGAGACGACCAAGGCTTACAGCGACACGACCCTCTCCAAGATCATCCATCTGGTCGAGGAAGCGCAGTCGCAGAAGGCCCCCTCCCAGCGGTTCGTCGATCAGTTCGCCCGGTATTACACGCCCGCCGTCATGGTCGCTGCCTTTCTTGTGATCCTGATTCCCCCGCTGGCCTTCGGCGGGGAGTGGATGACCTGGATCTACCGGGGCCTCGTGCTGCTCGTGATCGCCTGTCCCTGCGCCCTCGTCATCTCGACGCCGGTCTCCGTCGTCTCCGGCCTGACGGCCATGGCGCGGCGGGGCGTCCTCATCAAGGGCGGGGCGGTCCTGGAAGCCGTGGGCCGCCTGAAGGCCCTGGCGGTCGATAAGACCGGCACCATCACCGAGGGAAAGCCCCGGGTGACGGAGATCGTCCGTTGGAAGGCCGACGACGAGAACCAGATCGTCCGCATCGCCGCCGCCATCGACACCCACTCGGAACACCCCCTCGCCAAGGCAGTCGTCTCCTACGCCAACGAGAAGAAGATTGCCTTCCCCAAGGCCGAGCAATACCAGTCCAAGAGCGGGCGCGGGGCCGAGGCGACGGTGGAGGGCCATCGCTACTTCGTCGGGAACCACCGCTTCACCCACGAGTTGGGCGTCTGCACCCCCGACCTGGAAAAGAAGCTCTCCGAGATTGAGGCCGATGCCCAATCGGTTGTCATCGTCGGCCATCGTCCCCACGATGGTTGTCCGGGAGAAGTCCTGGGCATCCTTGCTGTGGGCGACGCCATCCGGGCGAACGCCCGCGAAGCCATCGCGGCTCTGCACAAGGCGGGGATCGAAAAGGTGGTCATGCTCAGCGGCGACAACCAGCGCACCGCCTCCGCCATCGCCGAAAAGGCGGGGATCGACGAGGCGCACGGCGACCTCCTTCCCGATCAGAAGGTGGAGAACGTGAAAAAGCTCATCGGCTCCCACGGCTTCGTCGGCATGGTCGGCGACGGCGTGAACGACGCCCCCGCCATGGCGACGGCGACGGTCGGGATCGCCATGGGCGCGGCGGGGACGGACACGGCCATCGAGACCGCCGACATGGCGTTGATGCAGGACGACCTGACCAAGGTGGCCGACGCGATCCGGCTGGGCCGTCGCACCGTCGGCGTCATCAAGTTCAACATCGGCTTCGCCCTGGCCTTGAAGGCAGTCTTTTTGGCCATGGCAGTGACCGGACATGCCAGTCTTTGGCTCGCGATCCTCGCCGACACGGGGGCGACGCTCCTCGTCGTGATGAACGCCATGCGGCTTTTGCGGCCGTAA
- a CDS encoding DUF6428 family protein → MKTSEFVQLIAEHPTKLLRFLDHQKTVVHPSYHVSEVKTATFETVDCGGMAHHWKETIFQLWLSDDPDSERAMATGKVTGILEKVSKLIAVDLDTELRIEYGNEEFPPVVFHIDKIAVETDAVVVSLRPPVLQCKLEERGSSCARPEEAPADAKEESGSCCSGTKCC, encoded by the coding sequence ATGAAAACCTCCGAATTCGTCCAACTCATTGCCGAACACCCGACGAAGCTCCTCCGCTTCCTCGATCACCAGAAGACCGTCGTTCATCCTTCCTATCATGTCTCCGAGGTGAAGACGGCGACGTTCGAGACGGTCGACTGCGGCGGAATGGCCCACCACTGGAAAGAGACGATCTTCCAGCTCTGGCTTTCCGATGATCCCGATTCGGAGCGGGCGATGGCGACGGGGAAGGTGACGGGCATTCTGGAGAAGGTCTCGAAGCTCATTGCCGTCGATCTCGATACGGAACTGCGGATCGAATACGGCAACGAGGAATTCCCTCCGGTCGTCTTCCATATCGACAAGATCGCGGTCGAGACGGATGCAGTCGTCGTCTCCCTTCGTCCCCCGGTGCTGCAATGCAAGCTGGAGGAGCGGGGTAGCTCCTGCGCTCGCCCGGAAGAGGCCCCGGCTGACGCGAAGGAAGAGAGCGGCTCCTGCTGTTCGGGAACCAAGTGCTGCTAG
- a CDS encoding metalloregulator ArsR/SmtB family transcription factor, with translation MPDLESFARQQKALGDPSRLRIIRILKEQSLCVCEIMAVLELPQYAVSRHLGILRQAGLVQGWREGTWMHYRLAEKLPEAWLEALDALCKVWDIDKQLQRDMKRFEKQCQAGCA, from the coding sequence ATGCCCGATCTCGAATCCTTCGCCCGTCAGCAGAAGGCCCTGGGTGATCCCTCCCGCCTTCGGATTATTCGCATCCTAAAGGAACAGTCCCTGTGTGTTTGCGAGATTATGGCCGTTCTGGAACTTCCCCAGTACGCGGTCTCTCGGCACCTTGGCATACTACGGCAAGCGGGACTCGTGCAAGGATGGCGGGAGGGGACATGGATGCACTACCGGCTGGCCGAGAAGCTGCCGGAGGCGTGGCTGGAGGCTTTGGACGCCCTCTGCAAGGTGTGGGACATTGACAAGCAGCTTCAACGGGACATGAAACGGTTTGAGAAGCAGTGTCAGGCAGGTTGCGCCTGA
- the arsB gene encoding ACR3 family arsenite efflux transporter produces MTTSNTSVKQLDFFERYLSVWVLACMVIGMALGLLCPGLTTRLSEFEFGAGSHVNVAIAVLIWLMIYPMMLKIDFGGLGGVFTKPKGLFITLFVNWIVKPFSMALLGWLFLQKVFVGAGWMDSETAKNYIAGLIILAAAPCTAMVFVWSYLTDGDGHYTLAQVAINDLIMVFAFAPIVMLLVGVTGVHIPSNVLLISVIVFIVIPLVSGWFSRSVLIRTKGLPWFEGDFLPKFRPVTIVALLATLVLIFAFQAQNILDHWTAVFLLAIPILIQVYFNAGLTYWLMRFFGVKHNVATPGALIGASNFFELAVAVAITLFGPKSPAALATVVGVLVEVPVMLSVCRACIGSKKWYEEKAS; encoded by the coding sequence ATGACGACCTCCAATACATCGGTTAAGCAGCTCGACTTCTTCGAGCGGTACCTATCGGTCTGGGTGCTGGCCTGCATGGTCATCGGCATGGCCTTGGGCCTCCTCTGTCCCGGCCTGACAACTCGACTCTCCGAGTTTGAATTCGGGGCCGGCTCCCACGTCAACGTCGCTATCGCCGTTCTGATCTGGCTCATGATCTACCCCATGATGCTGAAGATCGACTTCGGAGGTTTGGGCGGAGTCTTCACCAAGCCGAAAGGGCTTTTCATCACTCTCTTTGTCAACTGGATCGTGAAGCCCTTCAGCATGGCGTTACTCGGCTGGCTCTTCTTACAGAAGGTCTTTGTCGGCGCTGGATGGATGGATTCCGAAACTGCGAAGAACTACATCGCCGGGCTCATCATCCTCGCCGCCGCCCCCTGCACGGCAATGGTCTTCGTCTGGAGCTACCTGACGGACGGCGACGGGCATTACACCCTGGCTCAGGTCGCCATCAACGATCTCATTATGGTCTTCGCCTTCGCGCCGATTGTGATGCTCCTCGTCGGCGTCACCGGGGTACACATCCCCAGCAACGTTCTGTTGATTTCGGTAATCGTCTTCATCGTCATCCCCCTCGTTTCCGGTTGGTTCAGCCGGAGCGTTCTGATTCGAACCAAAGGGCTGCCTTGGTTTGAAGGAGATTTCCTTCCAAAATTCCGGCCTGTCACAATCGTGGCGCTGTTGGCCACCCTAGTGCTGATCTTCGCTTTCCAGGCTCAGAACATTCTCGATCACTGGACAGCAGTCTTCCTGCTCGCCATTCCCATTCTGATCCAGGTCTACTTCAATGCGGGCCTGACCTATTGGTTGATGCGCTTCTTCGGCGTGAAACACAACGTGGCAACGCCGGGAGCCCTCATCGGAGCCAGCAACTTTTTCGAGCTGGCGGTCGCCGTGGCAATCACCCTCTTCGGCCCAAAATCCCCCGCCGCCCTGGCAACGGTGGTCGGTGTCCTGGTCGAGGTGCCGGTGATGCTTTCGGTCTGCCGCGCGTGCATCGGATCGAAGAAGTGGTACGAAGAGAAGGCTTCTTAA
- a CDS encoding tyrosine-type recombinase/integrase, protein MKDRYRIFRRNGGTYYARDTVTMKKESLGTQDLSQARRLIAAKNQAVEQPSLNKSMAKAYLSATSPEFTQRTWTDVMEMYVKSGVESTRDRKERAFRSRPFAMLRPVKIIETEAIHLFTVLEHKKAGNSTYHYLKRLHNFALHLGWLLAPVMAEAAWPTMRRKKFEAIPEDEHQRIIERENNPERRLFYQLLWETGGSQTDIATLSWKNVDLENRQITFSRRKLEGKGDGLGGGASCLYIGSKLQTILDQLPQTGYFFPIIRQEEPKHRAAEFKRRCRTLKIESRVLHSYRYAWAQRARAAGMPERDAMNHLGHKSRAIHAAYGRGALTATLPIEHYETEKAKKIIEFQMQPVLAESVR, encoded by the coding sequence ATGAAAGATCGTTACCGGATTTTCCGCCGCAATGGCGGAACCTACTACGCCCGGGATACCGTCACGATGAAGAAGGAGAGCTTGGGCACCCAAGACCTTTCACAGGCCCGCCGCCTCATCGCGGCGAAAAACCAAGCCGTTGAGCAACCCTCGCTCAACAAGAGCATGGCCAAAGCCTATCTCTCGGCCACCTCGCCCGAGTTCACGCAACGGACATGGACGGATGTGATGGAGATGTACGTCAAGTCGGGGGTCGAATCGACCCGCGACCGCAAGGAACGCGCCTTCCGAAGCCGTCCCTTTGCCATGCTGCGTCCGGTGAAGATCATTGAAACGGAGGCGATTCATCTCTTCACCGTTTTGGAACACAAGAAGGCGGGAAATTCGACATACCACTACCTGAAGCGTCTTCACAATTTCGCTCTACATCTAGGATGGCTTCTAGCCCCGGTTATGGCCGAGGCTGCTTGGCCCACGATGCGGAGGAAGAAATTTGAGGCGATCCCGGAGGACGAGCATCAGCGGATCATCGAGCGGGAAAACAATCCGGAGCGGCGGCTGTTTTATCAGCTCCTATGGGAGACAGGCGGTTCTCAGACCGACATTGCCACCTTGAGTTGGAAGAACGTCGATCTAGAAAACCGGCAGATCACCTTTTCCCGTAGGAAGCTGGAAGGGAAGGGAGACGGATTGGGCGGCGGGGCGAGTTGCCTGTATATCGGCTCCAAACTGCAAACCATTTTGGATCAGCTCCCGCAGACGGGGTACTTCTTCCCGATCATTCGACAGGAAGAGCCAAAGCATCGCGCTGCTGAGTTCAAACGCCGTTGCCGGACGCTCAAGATTGAGAGTCGGGTGCTTCATTCTTACCGCTATGCGTGGGCCCAGCGCGCCCGTGCGGCAGGGATGCCGGAACGGGACGCGATGAATCACCTTGGACACAAATCGCGGGCCATCCATGCCGCGTATGGCAGGGGTGCGTTAACTGCCACCCTCCCTATCGAGCATTACGAAACGGAAAAGGCCAAAAAGATCATCGAATTCCAAATGCAGCCAGTATTGGCTGAATCGGTTCGATGA
- a CDS encoding arsenate reductase ArsC produces the protein MNKPSVLILCTGNSCRSHLAEGILRNYAGDLFDVHSAGSKPAGYVHPKAIQVMQEIGIDISGHSSKSMNEFLDKKVDIVITVCGNADQACPMFPGQVSRHHYGFDDPAHAEGTDEEVLAVFRRVRDEIRRLFEAYADGRRDALKA, from the coding sequence ATGAACAAGCCCTCCGTCCTTATCCTCTGCACCGGCAATTCCTGCCGCAGCCACCTCGCCGAAGGTATTCTCCGCAACTACGCCGGGGATCTCTTCGACGTTCACAGCGCCGGGTCGAAGCCTGCCGGGTACGTCCACCCGAAGGCGATTCAGGTCATGCAGGAAATCGGCATCGACATCTCCGGCCACTCCTCCAAGAGCATGAACGAGTTCTTGGACAAGAAGGTGGACATCGTCATTACCGTCTGCGGGAATGCCGATCAGGCGTGTCCCATGTTTCCCGGACAGGTCAGCCGCCACCACTACGGCTTCGACGACCCCGCCCACGCCGAAGGAACCGACGAGGAAGTCCTCGCTGTCTTCCGTCGAGTCCGCGATGAAATTCGCCGTCTCTTTGAAGCCTATGCCGATGGTCGGCGCGATGCTCTGAAAGCCTAA
- a CDS encoding TolC family protein — MSYTVEELVAQGFARNAEMKYYEAEVAASKGERTKVGLWKNPEFTGEYGQRRVTNGESGSLADGFTRSASLSQTFEFPGKGSLRKAIANKEIEIAELGLRQFRLALAGQIRSLAYQYLAASEQAEAAGEVEERSTALVKLLGERSSAGTQQFLELRIIQGSLIELQKGVREATRQRDEAALELNRLLGLPASQPLRIKTPLSLPSLTLDRDTLVLQGLAGNLLLKTRIVELEKAVRSVSAAKLDIAPNFAVGPFFSQDRAGDNEENVGIGFSTTLPLWDWNQGNIAAAKAKREQADALLLDARRKTEAEILRRLRSYELVQKQLAKTPEGIVSELREAAALADRQYRTGVIGIQLFLETQRGYLSVQQSRNEAVLSAWSDILDIELLTGHAEGELK; from the coding sequence GTGTCATACACGGTTGAGGAGCTGGTGGCGCAGGGCTTCGCGCGGAACGCCGAGATGAAATACTACGAGGCAGAAGTCGCCGCCTCCAAAGGAGAGCGTACGAAGGTGGGCTTGTGGAAGAACCCCGAGTTTACCGGGGAATACGGCCAACGGCGCGTGACGAACGGCGAGTCCGGCTCCCTCGCGGACGGATTCACCCGCAGCGCGTCCCTCTCTCAGACCTTTGAGTTCCCGGGCAAGGGTTCCCTGCGGAAGGCCATCGCCAACAAGGAAATCGAAATCGCCGAGCTGGGTCTACGGCAGTTTCGCTTGGCACTGGCCGGGCAGATCCGCTCCCTCGCCTACCAATACCTCGCCGCCTCCGAGCAGGCGGAGGCCGCCGGGGAGGTCGAGGAGCGGAGCACGGCCTTGGTCAAACTGTTGGGCGAGCGGTCCTCCGCCGGAACGCAGCAATTCCTCGAACTCCGGATCATCCAGGGGAGCCTGATCGAATTGCAGAAGGGTGTTCGGGAAGCCACGCGCCAACGGGACGAAGCGGCCCTGGAGTTGAACCGGCTGCTGGGCCTTCCAGCCAGCCAGCCGTTGCGGATCAAGACGCCACTCTCCCTCCCTTCCTTGACGCTGGACCGAGATACCCTCGTCCTGCAAGGACTCGCGGGCAACCTATTGCTGAAGACGCGGATCGTCGAACTGGAAAAGGCGGTTCGTAGTGTCTCCGCCGCCAAACTCGACATCGCTCCGAACTTCGCGGTGGGGCCGTTCTTCAGCCAAGACCGGGCTGGTGACAACGAGGAGAACGTTGGCATCGGTTTCTCGACCACCCTGCCGCTCTGGGACTGGAATCAGGGGAACATCGCAGCGGCGAAAGCAAAGCGGGAGCAGGCCGACGCGCTGCTCCTCGACGCGCGCCGCAAGACCGAAGCCGAGATCCTGCGTCGGCTTCGCTCCTACGAGCTGGTTCAAAAGCAACTTGCCAAGACGCCGGAAGGGATCGTCTCCGAATTGCGCGAAGCCGCCGCGCTGGCCGACCGCCAGTATCGGACCGGCGTCATCGGCATCCAACTCTTTCTGGAAACGCAGCGGGGGTATCTGTCGGTACAACAATCCCGCAACGAGGCGGTCTTGAGCGCATGGAGCGACATCCTCGACATCGAACTGCTTACCGGCCACGCCGAAGGAGAACTGAAATGA
- the trxB gene encoding thioredoxin-disulfide reductase, with amino-acid sequence MPENLVIIGSGPAGWTAAIYAARSNMKPLLVTGQQPGGLLTTTSIVENYPGFPQGVDGNDLMAALQEQAKRFGTKVQYMSVVDQVDFSQRPFKITVDGEVIEAKTVVISTGAGHRHLGIPGEHEFENKGVTYCATCDGALPLFRDKPLVVVGGGDSACEEATYLTRFGSIVYLVHRRDTLRASKIMADRVLSNPKIKPVWNAAVEEVLGEKSVTGVRLKDTVTGESRILDCAGVFVAIGHVPNTQLFKGQIDLTEAGYVDLKAGSRTNIEGVFAAGDCADHVYRQAITAAGMGCAAAIDAERFLSRSTT; translated from the coding sequence ATGCCTGAAAATCTTGTCATTATCGGTTCCGGCCCTGCCGGGTGGACGGCTGCCATCTATGCCGCCCGCTCGAACATGAAACCCCTTCTTGTCACCGGCCAACAACCCGGCGGTCTCCTGACGACCACCTCCATTGTTGAGAACTACCCCGGCTTTCCCCAGGGCGTGGATGGCAACGACCTGATGGCGGCCCTTCAGGAACAGGCCAAACGATTCGGCACCAAGGTGCAGTACATGAGCGTTGTCGATCAGGTCGATTTCTCCCAGCGCCCCTTCAAAATCACCGTCGATGGGGAAGTGATCGAGGCCAAGACAGTCGTTATCTCGACCGGAGCGGGCCACCGGCACCTCGGCATTCCCGGCGAACATGAGTTCGAAAACAAGGGCGTCACCTACTGCGCCACCTGTGACGGCGCACTCCCTCTCTTCCGCGACAAGCCTCTCGTCGTGGTGGGCGGGGGTGACTCGGCCTGTGAGGAGGCCACCTACCTGACGCGATTCGGTTCCATCGTCTACCTCGTCCACCGCCGGGATACCCTACGGGCTTCCAAGATCATGGCCGACAGGGTACTTTCCAATCCCAAGATTAAGCCCGTCTGGAACGCCGCCGTGGAGGAAGTTCTCGGCGAGAAAAGCGTTACCGGCGTCCGCCTCAAGGACACCGTGACGGGGGAGAGCCGCATCCTCGACTGCGCAGGGGTCTTCGTCGCCATCGGCCACGTCCCCAACACCCAGCTCTTCAAGGGCCAGATTGACCTAACCGAAGCGGGCTACGTCGATTTGAAGGCCGGAAGCCGAACCAACATCGAAGGCGTCTTCGCGGCAGGTGACTGCGCCGATCACGTCTACCGGCAGGCGATCACCGCCGCAGGGATGGGGTGCGCCGCCGCCATCGACGCCGAACGCTTTCTTTCCCGCTCCACCACCTAA